From a single Columba livia isolate bColLiv1 breed racing homer chromosome 19, bColLiv1.pat.W.v2, whole genome shotgun sequence genomic region:
- the LRRC8A gene encoding volume-regulated anion channel subunit LRRC8A, protein MIPVTELRYFADTQPAYRILKPWWDVFTDYISIVMLMIAVFGGTLQVTQDKMICLPCKWVTKDSCNDSVRGWTAATLERTYYNSSLVPSTDTGPMGIRYDLDRHQYNYVDAVCYENRLHWFAKYFPYLVLLHTLIFLACSNFWFKFPRTSSKLEHFVSILLKCFDSPWTTRALSETVVEESDTKPAFGKMNGSMDKKSSTVSEDVEATVPMLQRTKSRIEQGIVDRSETGVLDKKEGEQAKALFEKVKKFRTHVEEGDIVYRLYMRQTIIKVIKFILIICYTVYYVNNITFDVDCKVDIESLTGYRMYRCAHPLATLFKILASFYISLVIFYGLICMYTLWWMLRRSLKKYSFESIREESSYSDIPDVKNDFAFMLHLIDQYDPLYSKRFAVFLSEVSENKLRQLNLNNEWTLEKLRQRITKNSQDKLELHLFMLSGIPDTVFDLIELEVLKLELIPDVTIPPSIAQLTSLKELWLYHTAAKIEAPALAFLRENLKSLHIKFTDIKEIPLWIYSLKTLEELHLTGNLSAENNRYIVIDGLRELKRLKVLRLKSNLTKLPQVVTDVGVHLQKLSINNEGTKLIVLNSLKKMVNLTELELIRCDLERIPHSIFSLHNLQEIDLKDNNLKTIEEIISFQHLHRLTCLKLWYNHIAYIPMQIGNLTNLERLYLNRNKIDKIPTQLFYCRKLRYLDLSHNNLTSIPPDVGLLQNLQNLAVTANRIESLPPELFQCRKLRTLHLGNNVLQSLPSRVGELTNLSQIELRGNRLECLPVELGECPLLKRSGLVVEEDLFNTLPLEVKERLWRADKEQA, encoded by the exons ATGATTCCAGTGACTGAACTGCGCTACTTTGCGGACACTCAGCCAGCGTATCGCATCCTGAAGCCATGGTGGGACGTCTTCACAGACTACATTTCCATAGTGATGCTGATGATTGCGGTGTTTGGAGGGACGCTTCAGGTCACCCAGGACAAAATGATTTGTTTGCCCTGTAAATGGGTTACCAAAGACTCTTGCAATGACTCGGTCAGAGGTTGGACAGCTGCAACCCTGGAGCGTACCTACTATAACTCCAGTCTTGTTCCCTCTACTGATACAGGGCCGATGGGGATCCGGTATGATTTGGACCGGCACCAGTATAACTACGTGGATGCGGTGTGTTATGAGAACCGTCTTCACTGGTTTGCCAAGTATTTTCCTTATCTGGTGCTGCTACATACTCTCATCTTCCTGGCTTGTAGCAACTTCTGGTTCAAATTCCCAAGGACCAGCTCCAAGCTGGAGCATTTTGTGTCTATTTTGCTTAAGTGTTTTGACTCTCCATGGACAACGAGGGCATTATCTGAGACAGTGGTGGAGGAGAGCGATACCAAGCCAGCATTTGGGAAAATGAATGGCTCCATGGACAAGAAATCCTCCACAGTCAGTGAGGATGTGGAAGCCACCGTTCCCATGCTGCAGAGAACAAAGTCTCGGATTGAGCAAGGGATTGTGGACCGGTCTGAGACTGGTGTCTTGGACAAAAAGGAAGGTGAGCAGGCCAAAGCACTCTTTGAAAAAGTCAAAAAGTTCCGCACGCATGTGGAAGAGGGAGATATAGTTTATCGCCTCTACATGAGACAGACCATCATCAAAGTGATCAAGTTCATTCTGATCATCTGCTATACTGTTTACTATGTCAACAACATAACGTTTGATGTTGACTGTAAAGTGGACATCGAGAGCTTGACTGGCTACAGGATGTACCGCTGTGCTCATCCTTTGGCCACTCTCTTCAAAATCTTGGCTTCTTTCTACATCAGTTTGGTGATATTCTATGGCTTGATCTGCATGTACACGCTCTGGTGGATGCTGAGGCGATCGCTCAAGAAATATTCCTTTGAGTCCATCCGGGAGGAGAGCAGTTACAGCGACATTCCTGATGTGAAAAATGACTTTGCTTTTATGCTCCATCTGATCGATCAGTATGACCCCCTGTATTCCAAGCGCTTTGCCGTCTTTCTGTCGGAGGTGAGTGAGAACAAACTGCGGCAGCTGAACCTCAACAATGAGTGGACTTTGGAGAAGCTGCGCCAGAGGATCACCAAGAACTCCCAGGATAAGCTGGAACTGCATCTTTTCATGTTGAGTGGCATTCCTGACACAGTCTTTGACCTCATTGAGCTGGAGGTCTTGAAGCTGGAGCTTATCCCCGATGTCACTATTCCCCCAAGCATTGCTCAGCTCACCAGCCTTAAGGAACTGTGGCTCTACCACACAGCTGCCAAAATTGAGGCTCCAGCCCTTGCCTTTTTGAGGGAGAACTTGAAATCTCTCCACATCAAGTTCACAGACATCAAGGAGATTCCCCTTTGGATTTATAGCCTGAAGACACTAGAGGAGCTTCATCTGACTGGGAATTTGAGTGCCGAAAACAATCGGTACATTGTGATAGATGGACTGAGGGAGCTGAAGAGGCTGAAGGTGTTACGGTTGAAGAGTAACCTCACCAAGCTGCCACAGGTGGTGACAGATGTTGGTGTGCATCTTCAGAAGCTTTCCATCAACAACGAGGGCACCAAGCTCATTGTTCTCAACAGCCTTAAGAAAATGGTCAACTTGACGGAGCTTGAGCTGATCCGTTGTGACTTGGAACGCATTCCTCACTCCATCTTTAGCCTCCACAATCTGCAGGAGATAGACCTGAAGGACAATAACCTAAAGACCATTGAAGAAATCATCAGCTTCCAGCACTTACATCGTCTCACTTGCCTTAAATTGTGGTACAACCACATCGCCTACATACCCATGCAAATAGGCAATTTAACTAATTTAGAGCGCCTTTACCTGAATCGTAACAAGATAGACAAGATCCCTACCCAGCTCTTCTATTGCCGGAAACTTCGGTACTTGGATCTCAGCCACAACAATCTGACTTCCATACCCCCGGATGTTGGACTTCTTCAAAACCTGCAGAATCTGGCTGTGACGGCCAACAGG attgaGAGTCTCCCACCAGAGCTGTTCCAGTGCAGGAAACTGAGAACCTTGCACCTGGGAAACAATGTGCTGCAGTCACTCCCGTCCCGGGTCGGAGAGCTGACAAATCTGTCACAAATAGAGCTACGAGGGAACCGCTTGGAGTGTCTGCCCGTGGAGCTGGGAGAGTGTCCTCTGCTGAAACGCAGTGGGCTTGTGGTAGAGGAGGACCTGTTCAACACGCTGCCCTTGGAAGTCAAAGAGCGGCTCTGGAGGGCAGACAAAGAGCAAGCCTGA
- the DOLK gene encoding dolichol kinase, with translation MLNKPVLVESLIVFVIVLSVHAVVWDRYSWCAVALAVQAFYVQFKWDRLLQAGGAVFQFRAAANSGLLPASMVVPLLGITMKERCKSAGIVYFERFGIVVASTGMLVALFLSVIAVGITKPVPTNTCILTGVAGSIIIYTMKHSLTVSEVIEVLEVLLIFVYLSMILLYLLPRCFTPGEALLVLGGISFVLNQLIKRSLNVIEGRGDPIDFFLLVAVVGVVLLGLFFTVLFIFMDSGTWISSLFFHMMTAVLGLGVIMPWLYRLIQRNPLFWLLQFLFQTQTRIYLLVYWTFLAASACGVVFYQNAKRSSESKKHQASTITRKYFHFIVVATYVPGLIYDRQLLYVASVLCLAVFIFLEYIRYFRIKPFGQTLRYLLSLFLDERDSGPLILTHIYLLLGMSLPVWLFPRSCAPKGTLSGAGALVPYSGVLAVGVGDSIASVFGTTMGEIKWPGTKKTFEGTMTAIFAQIIAVALILIFDSSVNLNSSYAWILASVSLVSLLEAYTTQIDNLLLPLYLQIMFMV, from the coding sequence ATGTTAAACAAGCCGGTGCTGGTGGAATCGCTGATCGTGTTCGTCATCGTTCTCTCCGTGCACGCGGTGGTGTGGGACCGGTACTCCTGGTGCGCCGTCGCTCTCGCCGTCCAGGCTTTTTACGTCCAGTTCAAATGGGACCGTTTGCTGCAGGCGGGGGGGGCCGTGTTCCAGTTCCGCGCAGCAGCCAACAGCGGGCTCCTGCCGGCCAGCATGGTCGTCCCCTTGCTGGGGATAACCATGAAGGAGAGGTGCAAGTCGGCCGGCATCGTGTACTTCGAACGTTTTGGCATAGTCGTGGCTTCCACGGGCATGCTGGTTGCTCTCTTTTTATCTGTAATAGCAGTTGGCATCACAAAACCCGTGCCAACCAACACTTGCATACTGACCGGTGTTGCTGGCAGTATAATTATCTATACCATGAAGCATTCTCTGACTGTTTCAGAAGTGATAGAGGTCCTAGAAGTGCTGCTCATTTTTGTCTACCTCAGTATGATCTTGCTCTACTTGTTGCCTCGATGTTTTACTCCTGGAGAAGCGTTGCTGGTTCTTGGAGGTATAAGTTTTGTCCTCAATCAGCTCATTAAACGCTCACTAAATGTAATCGAGGGCAGAGGTGATCCCATAGACTTTTTCCTTCTGGTAGCAGTCGTTGGAGTTGTTCTTCTTGGGCTTTTCTTCACTGTCCTCTTCATTTTCATGGATTCGGGTACGTGGATCTCCTCCCTGTTTTTCCACATGATGACAGCAGTGCTGGGCTTAGGGGTCATCATGCCCTGGCTCTACCGCCTGATCCAGAGGAACCCTTTGTtctggctgctccagtttctctttcagacacAGACAAGAATTTACCTTCTTGTCTATTGGACCTTTTTGGCTGCTTCAGCGTGTGGTGTAGTTTTCTACCAGAACGCTAAGAGATCATCTGAATCGAAAAAACACCAGGCCTCCACTATAACcaggaaatatttccatttcattgtTGTAGCTACTTACGTTCCCGGACTGATCTATGACCGCCAGCTTCTCTACGTCGCTTCAGTGCTGTGTCTGGCAGTGTTTATCTTCTTAGAGTATATTCGGTACTTCAGGATCAAACCGTTTGGCCAAACCCTTAGGTATCTGCTGTCTCTCTTCTTGGATGAAAGAGACAGTGGACCTCTAATCTTGACTCATATTTATCTCCTCCTTGGCATGTCCCTCCCAGTGTGGTTGTTCCCCAGATCTTGTGCTCCTAAAGGCACCTTGTCTGGGGCGGGAGCTCTGGTCCCCTACTCGGGGGTACTGGCGGTGGGGGTAGGAGACTCGATTGCCTCTGTTTTTGGCACCACAATGGGGGAAATCAAATGGCCAGGAACCAAGAAGACATTTGAAGGAACAATGACAGCTATTTTTGCTCAGATCATTGCTGTGGCTCTTATTCTGATCTTTGACAGCAGCGTGAATCTGAACTCCAGCTACGCCTGGATTCTGGCATCTGTGAGCTTAGTTTCTCTTTTGGAAGCGTATACCACCCAAATCGATAATCTGCTGTTGCCTCTCTACCTCCAGATAATGTTTATGGTATGA
- the PHYHD1 gene encoding phytanoyl-CoA dioxygenase domain-containing protein 1 isoform X2, which yields MASVTQQQVQKFHEDGFLVLENFFTAEECDSMRNQIGRIVAEMEVPPHCRTAFSTKEDEQLQAQGSSDYFLTSGDKIRFFFEKGVLDERGNFLIPKEKSVSKIGHALHAYDPVFKQITHSTKVQELGRKLGLERPVVVQSMYIFKQPGIGGEVTPHQDATFLHTEPLGRILGFWIALEDATRENGCLWFIPGSHTGGISRRMVRAASGSSTCVEFVGSEPAYDDSQFIPLPINKGGLILIHGEVVHKSELNSSESSRHAFTFHVMEAKDTSWSKENWLQPTPELPFPSLYT from the exons ATGGCGTCTGTGACCCAGCAGCAGGTGCAAAAG TTCCACGAGGACGGCTTCCTCGTCCTAGAGAACTTTTTCACCGCGGAGGAGTGtgacagcatgaggaaccagatCGGGAGGATCGTAGCGGAGATGGAAGTGCCACCGCACTGCCGCACCGCCTTCTCCACCAAGGAAGATGAGCAGCTCCAGGCACAG GGTAGCTCGGATTATTTCCTAACCAGCGGGGACAAGATTAGATTCTTCTTTGAGAAAGGCGTTTTGGATGAGAGAG gtAACTTTCTAATTCCAAAGGAGAAATCCGTCAGCAAGATTGGCCACG cGTTACATGCTTATGATCCTGTCTTCAAGCAAATCACCCACTCCACCAAGGTGCAG GAATTGGGAAGAAAACTGGGCCTTGAGAGACCAGTAGTTGTGCAAAGCATGTATATCTTCAAG CAACCCGGCATTGGTGGTGAAG TGACCCCGCACCAGGACGCCACCTTCCTGCACACGGAGCCCCTGGGCAGGATCCTGGGGTTCTGGATCGCCCTGGAAGACGCCACACGGGAGAACGGCTGCTTGTGGTTCATCCCCGGCTCCCACACCG GTGGAATTTCCCGGAGAATGGTCCGTGCAGCGTCAGGGTCCTCAACGTGTGTCGAGTTTGTAGGGTCGGAGCCGGCCTACGACGACAGCCAGTTCATACCTCTGCCTATAAATAAAG GTGGACTCATCCTCATCCACGGTGAGGTCGTCCATAAGAGCGAACTGAACAGCTCGGAGTCTTCTCGCCACGCGTTCACCTTCCACGTGATGGAAGCCAAAGACACCAGCTGGAGCAAAGAGAACTG gCTCCAGCCAACTCCTGAGCTGCCTTTTCCGTCGCTCTACACTTGA
- the PHYHD1 gene encoding phytanoyl-CoA dioxygenase domain-containing protein 1 isoform X1, which yields MRNQIGRIVAEMEVPPHCRTAFSTKEDEQLQAQGSSDYFLTSGDKIRFFFEKGVLDERGNFLIPKEKSVSKIGHALHAYDPVFKQITHSTKVQELGRKLGLERPVVVQSMYIFKQPGIGGEVTPHQDATFLHTEPLGRILGFWIALEDATRENGCLWFIPGSHTGGISRRMVRAASGSSTCVEFVGSEPAYDDSQFIPLPINKGGLILIHGEVVHKSELNSSESSRHAFTFHVMEAKDTSWSKENWLQPTPELPFPSLYT from the exons atgaggaaccagatCGGGAGGATCGTAGCGGAGATGGAAGTGCCACCGCACTGCCGCACCGCCTTCTCCACCAAGGAAGATGAGCAGCTCCAGGCACAG GGTAGCTCGGATTATTTCCTAACCAGCGGGGACAAGATTAGATTCTTCTTTGAGAAAGGCGTTTTGGATGAGAGAG gtAACTTTCTAATTCCAAAGGAGAAATCCGTCAGCAAGATTGGCCACG cGTTACATGCTTATGATCCTGTCTTCAAGCAAATCACCCACTCCACCAAGGTGCAG GAATTGGGAAGAAAACTGGGCCTTGAGAGACCAGTAGTTGTGCAAAGCATGTATATCTTCAAG CAACCCGGCATTGGTGGTGAAG TGACCCCGCACCAGGACGCCACCTTCCTGCACACGGAGCCCCTGGGCAGGATCCTGGGGTTCTGGATCGCCCTGGAAGACGCCACACGGGAGAACGGCTGCTTGTGGTTCATCCCCGGCTCCCACACCG GTGGAATTTCCCGGAGAATGGTCCGTGCAGCGTCAGGGTCCTCAACGTGTGTCGAGTTTGTAGGGTCGGAGCCGGCCTACGACGACAGCCAGTTCATACCTCTGCCTATAAATAAAG GTGGACTCATCCTCATCCACGGTGAGGTCGTCCATAAGAGCGAACTGAACAGCTCGGAGTCTTCTCGCCACGCGTTCACCTTCCACGTGATGGAAGCCAAAGACACCAGCTGGAGCAAAGAGAACTG gCTCCAGCCAACTCCTGAGCTGCCTTTTCCGTCGCTCTACACTTGA